From Pedobacter aquae:
TTCCTTTTAAGCTCTTTTGGTTTAAAACCGATTTACCAGTCATATCAACAAGCTCTATATCATAAGTATCAGCAAAAATCACGGTTAAGGTATTTCCAGCTTCTATAGGGTTAGGATAATACGCAAAACCAGCAAACTTTGGATCCTCTTTAACAGAAGTAGAGAAGTAAGGAAAGTCATCTGAGTAGGTTTTACAGCCTGCTGCATTTGTAACTTCAACAGCATAAAGGCCTGTATTTTGAATTGGGAAAGTAGCTGTAGTAGCTCCAGAAACAGGGGTTCTATTAAAATACCATTGGTAAGTTAAACCAGCAACAGTAGGTGTAGTTAAAGCATTGCTATTTGCTGCTCTATTAATAACCGGTTTAACTGGCCTTGCAGCTGATGTTATAGTTCTCGTAACTGGAGTGCCATTACATGCTCCTCCGGTAGGAACTACTGTAATAGTAACATTTGTACTGCCAAATAAGATGGTATATTCTGTATCAGATACTCTGTTAAATGAAGCAGCACCAGTAATGGTCCAAGTGTAAGAAGTAGCACCTGTAGCACCAGTA
This genomic window contains:
- a CDS encoding T9SS type A sorting domain-containing protein — its product is MMKYLLTAFLIFFLHSAGKAQCTATITGASSGCFDNISTYSITGATGATSYTWTITGAASFNRVSDTEYTILFGSTNVTITVVPTGGACNGTPVTRTITSAARPVKPVINRAANSNALTTPTVAGLTYQWYFNRTPVSGATTATFPIQNTGLYAVEVTNAAGCKTYSDDFPYFSTSVKEDPKFAGFAYYPNPIEAGNTLTVIFADTYDIELVDMTGKSVLNQKSLKGKQELETSSLNTGIYLMKVESEGKLAFRKIIIN